A window from Amblyomma americanum isolate KBUSLIRL-KWMA chromosome 7, ASM5285725v1, whole genome shotgun sequence encodes these proteins:
- the LOC144096897 gene encoding uncharacterized protein LOC144096897: MQSSTAPGTPCIKERQSPAALCGLGGCTMKQTTNPLLLIMQVSNPYTLFAKKTSNYCLVQLPRPQCCVDVVIECLETIRILLLLSGDIETNPGPASAEAVLAELKKLSSGQATIISDVQDIKNKLTTTEKTITDLIQRIADLESHYQNLATLKTDVECMQCNTEKSTQQVRDLEARFDDAENRSRRCNLIFYGLSDSTPSESFADSEEVIIRHCSDQLDVSLDSKDIERAHRLGCHNTERQRPIIVKFASFKTKQMILSNGPNLKDTDFSIGEDFSRRVQNIRKQLVAFAKSKTTKFSLRYKTLHIGPKRNFFDESEQTVKEIF, encoded by the exons atgcag TCATCGACGGCACCTGGCACACCGTGTATAAAAGAGCGGCAATCACCGGCTGCactctgtgggcttggtggctgtaccatgaagcagaccactaatccgcttctgCTCATAATGCAGGTCAGTAACCCATACACCTTATTTGCTAAGAAAACTAGTAATTATTGCCTGGTGCAGCTTCCGAGACCACAGTGTTGTGTCGATGTTGTTATTGAATGTTTAGAAACGATTCGCATCTTGCTACTATTGTCCGGGGACATAGAAACGAATCCGGGACCTGCCAGTGCAGAGGCAGTACTTGCTGAATTGAAGAAGTTGTCCTCAGGTCAGGCTACAATAATTAGTGACGTCCAAGACATCAAAAACAAGTTAACAACTACAGAGAAAACCATTACAGATCTAATTCAGAGGATTGCCGATTTAGAGAGCCACTACCAGAACCTGGCTACTTTGAAAACAGATGTCGAATGTATGCAATGCAACACAGAAAAATCTACTCAACAGGTGCGGGATCTGGAAGCCCGATTTGATGACGCCGAAAACCGCTCACGAAGATGCAATCTGATTTTTTACGGCCTTTCCGATTCTACACCATCCGAGTCATTTGCCGATTCCGAAGAAGTCATAATCCGCCACTGCTCCGATCAGCTCGATGTGTCGTTAGATAGTAAAGATATCGAACGTGCACACCGTCTTGGGTGTCACAACACAGAACGCCAGCGCCCCATAATTGTAAAGTTTGCGTCTTTTAAGACTAAACAAATGATCCTCTCAAATGGCCCCAATCTAAAAGATACTGATTTCAGCATTGGTGAAGATTTCTCCCGCCGAGTTCAAAATATAAGAAAGCAACTTGTCGCGTTTGCCAAATCAAAAACAACTAAATTTTCTTTGCGGTACAAAACCCTCCATATAGGCCCCAAACGCAATTTTTTTGATGAGTCTGAGCAAACAGTAAAAGAAATCTTCTAG